The Methylocaldum marinum genome includes the window CCCATCGACGAATCTTCATTTTGCCGAACCGATACGGTTTGGCACTTGCGCTGCTGCTGCTGATACAGTGGCTGACCGCCATCAACTACGGCAACAACCTGGCCTTCATCCTCACTTTCCTGTTAGCCGCCGCTGCCATGGCCTCGGTCTTGTACGGCTATCGCAATCTTTCCGGGCTGATCGTGGATACGGGGAAAGCAAATCCCGTTTTCGTCGGAGATCAGGCGCTGTTCGAACTGAGACTGAACAATCGGGCGGATATGCACCGCTATGCCATCGAGCTGAAACTCAAAGGTGCCGAGACGATTCGAATGGATATTCCGGCCGAAGGTACCATTCCGGCAGTCCTTCGCGTTCGAGCCGAAAAACGCGGCTGGCTGGAACTTGACTCGGTGATCATCAGCACCACTTTCCCACTGGGAATCTTTTACGCCTGGTCGCCGATCAATTTGAATTACAGGATTATGGTTTACCCGAAACCCGCGCGGGAAAGACTGCCTTTCCCGCGTTCGGGCGGCGATCATCTCGATGGCCGGGCGAGCCATTCTTCCGATGACTTCCACGGGTTTCGAGCCTATCAGGCAGGAGATCCGTTCAAGCATATTCATTGGAAAGGCCTGGCCAAAGGGGGGGATCCCCTCATCCGGCAATACACCGGCGGAGAAACGGAGATCATTCATTTGAGCTGGACGGATACCCGGGAAACGGACACGGAAGCACGCTTGAGTCGCCTATGCCGCTGGCTGTTGGATGCCGAACAGGCGGAGGTCCGTTATTCCTTGCATATGCCGGGAACCACGATCGCCGAGAACCGCGGCGCATCGCACTGTCGGAAGTGTCTCGAGGCACTCGCCTTATTCCATTCATGAAGACTGCCGCGCCTCCCTTCATTCCGGACCGAACCCAGGAAAACCTGCTCTTGTTCAGTGTTTTCTTTGTTGCCGCGCCGCATCTCCTCAATCTGCGGTGGGATATCGTTCTCTATTTTTGCTTGATGGCGGCCTGGAAATTTGCATCCGGATATAGGCCCGCCCTGCAGCCCGGACGTCTGCTGCTGTTCCTCCTCACCGTCGCCGGCGCGGCCCTGGTCTATGTGGATTACCATCGCTTTTACGGACGCGAGGCCGGGTCAAGCCTTTTTCTCGTCGGGCTGGGACTGAAATTGATGGAGATGAGGAACCGGCGTGATGTTTACCTCGTGGTCTATCTTGCTTTTTTCGTTGCGCTTACCCAGTACCTGTTCTCCGAGAGTATCGCCTTAGCCGTCTATACGCTGGCTGCGGTCGGCTTGTTGTTTTCCGTGCTGGTCGGGTTGAACGCCGGTCCCGTCTTGTCTCTCAAAGCGCGATTCAAGCTGGCGGCTTCGCTGGTGGCACAAGCCCTGCCGATCATGATCGTCCTCTTCATGTTTTTTCCGCGCATCGCGGGACCTTTGTGGAGGCTTCCGGACGAGCCGACCATTGCAAAAAGCGGCCTGAGCGACACGATCGAACCGGGCAGCGTGAGTCGCCTCGCCTTATCGCGAGAGCGCGCTTTTCGCGCCGATTTCAAAGACTCTCCACCGCCGCCCGTCGAGCGCTACTGGCGGGGACCCGTATTCTGGCATACCGACGGAAAGCGCTGGACCCTAACACCGGAACGAGGCAAGAACAAAGTTCAGACGGCTGAGTTTTCGGGACCCGCTTACCGTTACACGATAACGCTGGAACCGCAGCGACACCGATGGGTTTTCGCCCTGGATCTTCCGAAGGTCATTCCGGGCGATCTCTCGCAGACGCCCGAATATCTGTTACTGGCTCAGGGGAACATCGGTGAACGCCGGCAATACACCATCACTTCTCACTCGAAGTACCGAACCGGCGAACTACGCTCCGAGGAACGCGACCGCGGACTGCAATTGCCCGAAACGCCGTCGCTGCAAGTAGCCCGCCTTGTCGATGGCTGGCGCCGATCCTCGTCGAATCCGAGAGATATCGCGAACAAGGCTCTGCTCCATTTTAAGGAACAGCCTTTCGTATACACGCTGAACCCACCCCCCATTCGCGATAAGCAGGTGGATACGTTTCTTTTCGAAACCCGCAAGGGCTTTTGCGAGCATTACGCGACGGCATTCGTTTATTTGATGCGCGTCGCCGGGATTCCCGCCCGGGTGGTAACGGGGTATCAGGGAGGGGAATGGAACCCCGTCGGGAAATTTCTGGAAGTACGGCAGGCCGATGCGCATGCCTGGGCCGAGGTATGGTTTTCCGGGCAAGGCTGGACGCGGATCGATCCGACCAGTGCGGTGGCACCGCACCGAATCGAGCACGGAATCGATCTGGACCGCCAAATGGCCGATCAGGAGGTCAGTTTCAACGCGATGGAACGGACATTATTCGGTACCCAATTCGATTTGCAGGACTTGTATTTTCGAACGCGTCTGGTTTGGTCCAGTATCGATCACGCCTGGAATCAATGGGTCTTGACCTACAATCCGGAGAACCAGAAGCGTTTCTGGAACGCTCTGGGTATCGTCGATTGGCGTGGATTGATCACCTGGTCGGTCTCACTTTTGGTCTTCTGCGGCATCCTGATCGGGCTGTGGCGGCGGCCCCGCCTCAATTCCAGGCCCGGCGATCCCGTCATGACAGCTTATCAGCGGTTTCTCAAGAAATTGGCCAAGAACGGGGTCACCAAACGTACCGGTGAAGGACCGCGAGATTTCGGCGCTCGCGCCGCCTCCGAAAGACCCGAAGCCAAAGTAGCCATCGGAGCGATTACCGAGCTTTTTTTGGACGCGCGTTACGGACGGCAGATCGCTCCGGGCGATGTCGAACGCCTACGCCGGCGGGTAAAAGCGTTCAGAATTTGATCGGCACATCATGCTGATTTCTCCACTTTCAGAAGCACCCCTTCGGCAGCTACGACCCGAACCTTGCTTCCCGGCTCGCAGTCCTCCCCTTGTACTTTCCAGGTGGAGTCGTCGACACGAATCCAACCCTGTCCGTTGACGATCGGATATTCGAGCGTAAACAGGCGCCCAACGTACTGCGCGGCGCGCCTGTTCAACAAGGGCTGATCGGTTTCGAGGGGATGTTTCCTGAGGAATAGCCGGAAAACCACGATGCTGACGACCGACATCACCGAGAACAGAATCAGCTGAGACTCCCAGGAAAGTGTCGGCACGATCAGTTTGATCACCCCGACGACGAACGCCGATTCGGCCATCCAAAGGAAGAATATCCCCGGTGCGAGAAGTTCGACGATCAGGAGAAATACTCCGAAAGCCCACCAGTGCCAAAAAATGATTTCGAATTCCATTAGCTTGCCTTTTTGGAAAACGCTTCCTTCGAAGGAACGTCCAGAACCTGTTCCATCATACAAAGCTCAGCCAGTCAGATCGAAACATCACCTGAACGATCCACATCGCCAAACATAAACAAGCAAAAGAAATTTCTCATTTTGTTATAGAAGCGGGGATGATTCGTTAATGCTGCCGCTTTTGTCTTTAAAAACAAATACCTATTGACTGTATAAAGGTGTGTCGAAAACAGTGTACTCCTGTGGCTGAGTTGTGGATAATTTTGCCCCGTAAACTCACGTTCGGGTTCGACGCATCCTGTCCACAAACTTTAACAAAGTTTTCAAAAGGAGCGGAAAGTACGCGGCCAGTGTTTGAGCTGAGCAAGTGACAGATTTTTGGGCCGTAACTGAATGTACGGTAGATGGATATGCGAAACTTCGACCGACCTGGCAAAAACGATGATCAGGAGGTCGCCCCAGGAGAAAACATGTACCGGCTATCACATAAAGAGTCTGCGAATGTAACGGACAACACGCAATCCTATTCTTATCACAGCAAGTATCGCCGCTCTTCCCGGACGAGACTGATTTTTTTCTTGTCCATCGGTTTGATCGTTGAAACGACCGCCCTTTTGGTTCTATTTATCCAGCTGATTCTAAGCGGACAGGAAAACCTCGAATTGACCGTCGTGGAGAAGAAGCAAAGTCAGGAGCTCCAGCGCCTGCAGCCCGAGGTTGAAAAACTGCGGACCGAGCTTGCCGCTTTGACTGCGTCACGCCTGCCGAACCTGACCAAGCTCGAGTTCGATAAAGTGATTCCGCTCGATTTGGGCTATGTGAAAAATATTGTTTTCACGGTTGCAGGCAAGGACTCGGATAAACATTACGAGTACAAGATTGTCATGCACAATTCGGAATTGACCCTGATCCATCCTGAAGTCGACATTCTTTTTTTCGATCGTGTCGGCATTCAGGTTGGCCTTTCCAGAATCGGTTTCCACGAAGACGGCACACCGAATCTGGATATGCTGGAGCGGGGCGAGGTCCGATCATTCTCGGCGATGGTCGATTTGATGGATGATGCCAATCCCGAATATTTCCGGGTCAAGATTCACAAATAATTCCCCGATCAAACGTACAAGGCACTGGCGAGGCGGCTGCGATACTCCCGGGTCAATTCGTGGTCATCGCCGAGAAACTTGAAGATGGCGAGGCACGCTTTTCGCGCACCGTCGTCGTCGTATTGGCGCGCGCCTTTAATCACTTCGATGAAGCTTGATAACGCAGCTTCGAAATCAGCGTTCTTAAGGTGCTCTATCGCCGATAGATAAACCGGCTTTAGAGGCGCATCAGGCAAGGTTTCCGGGGCTACGGCATAGTCGAACAAGCGGGCAACGGTACGGATACTTTCGGCGATGTGATATGAATCGGAATCCGCGCCAATGCGTTCGACGACCGCTGCTGCTTTCCTGTGATCCGAGGCGAGCAGCAAGCGTGCCAGCATGACCGCGGCATCCTCGTTGTCGGGTTCCACTTCGAGCACTTCTTCCAGAAGCGTAACGGCCTTGTCGGGGTGACCGGCAAGAACTTCGTTCTCGGCTTTCTTGAGCGTGTTCCTGAGCGGGCTGGGCAGGGCGCGGTTCAACCACTGTTCTATCATGCCTTCCGGCAAGGCACCGGTGAATTCATCGACCACCTGACCGTCGACGAAGAGTTTGACATTGGGAATGCTGCGTACCTGATAACGAGTGCTGACCTCCGGCAACTCTTCGGTGTTGATCTTGACCAGCACGAAGCGATCCGCATTCTTGTCGGCGATCCTGTTCAATATCGGGCCCAGGGTACGGCAGGGCGCGCACCAGGGTGTCCAGAAATCGACCAGCACGGGGATGCTGTAGCTGCGCTGAATCACATCGGTATCAAAGTCTTGAGTGCTGTCGGACATAATCGTTTTGCCTGAGTGGATGATTTTTGATGGATCTCTCTTTTATTTTCGCAAAGCTGAACTATTCTTCCAGGGACGCACGGAGCCTTTAAAGTCGAGTTAAGAAAAGAACAACCAAACTTCGTGCCACCCCCGGCGCTCCCCGATTTGTCGAGTGCGCGTCTCGGTCGTCGCTAAGCTTTTCCTGTCCCATAGCCCTTCCGACACGAACGCCAGTCAATCGGACCCAGATTCCTAGCGCTGCTGCGAACAACGAACCGTTATATTTTAGCGACAGGGCGTGATCATCGTGCAGAACGATTTCCTCATCGGACGGCAACAAATCTTTGACGGCGATTTGCGTGTTTTCGCCTATGAATTGTTATTCCGTGACATAAACGGAAATTCTGTGGAAACGTTCGGGCCCACGGCGGCGAGCAACCAGGTGATCGTGGACAGCCTGCTCGAGTACGGACTGGATAAAATCGTCGGAAGGCAACTGGCCTTTATCAATTTGACGCGGGACAACCTGCTCTCAGAGACTCCTTCACTCCTCCCCAAGGACAAGGTCGTGATCGAAGTGCTGGAAGATGTACAGGTCGACGACACTTTGATTCAGGCCCTGAAACGCCTGGTACGCGATGGGTACAAGATCGCACTCGATGATTTCGAGTTCGAGGAACGCTGGCTGCCCGTGGTCGAAATGGCCCATTTCATCAAACTTGATATCCAGAAAGTCTCACCGGCAACGAGCGGATGGGTAATGGAGCGCTTGAAGCCACTGCCCATCCGCTTTCTGGCGGAAAAGGTGGAAACGCAGGAGCAGTATCTCGAATACAAAGCGCTGGGTTGCCAATATTTTCAGGGGTATTATTTCAGCCGGCCGAACACGGTGCGCGGAAAACGTTTGGAAACCAACCAGCACACGGTTCTGCAGCTGTTGGCGAAGATCAATCGTCCGAATATCTCGATACCCGAGCTGGCGCGCACGATTTCCATGGACGTAGGACTCACCTACAAGCTTTTGCGCTACATCAATTCGGCATACTACGCATTACCAAAACAGATCGATTCCCTGAAATTCGCCATTACCTATCTCGGAATCCGCGAGATCCAACGCTGGGCATCCTTGATCAGTCTGGCCAGTTTTTCCGACCGTCCAACCGAGATCTTAAAAATCGCGTTGATTCGAGCAAAAATGTGCGAGTCGCTTGCGGTTTCCCTCAAATTGTCGAACAGCGAGCAATTTTTCCTGGTGGGCCTGATGTCCACCATCGACCAACTGCTGGAAGTTCCCCTGGACGAAGCGGTTTCCGGTCTGCCATTGTCCGGGGAGGTAAAAAGTGCCTTGGTTTCTCATGCCGGACTGGCTGGGGAGGCTTTGAGTTGCGCCGTCAATTTTGAACGCTGGAAGTTGGATGCGGCGCATTTCGAGGATCTCGGCCTGTCCAAAATCGGCGAGATTCACCTGGAAAGCGTCGGCTGGGCGAACAAGATCGCCCAGGTGCTGGAAAAGTAGCCGCCGCCATGCCCATGTCCTCATACGGGGCATGGATAATAAGACCGAATCGGTTTAACGTTCCTCGCCCTGTTTCAGTTCGCAATGCTCCAGTTCCGGCAAAGGCGCTTCGGAAACGCTGATGCCCTGCTGCTTGAGTGCGCGTTTAAGCGCTTCGATCTGTTCGTCCAGCGCCTGGATATGATCGAGCATGTGATTGATGGCATGAGCGACCGGATCCGGCATATCCGGCGTCAAGCCATAAGCATCGAAGCGCAGTTTGCTGGCAATGGCCTGCCGGCGCGCTTCTTGGGCTTGCCGATCGGCACTGAT containing:
- a CDS encoding DUF58 domain-containing protein, whose amino-acid sequence is MAALSLRERLDLRRFFRGEKATDGPIVLSHRRIFILPNRYGLALALLLLIQWLTAINYGNNLAFILTFLLAAAAMASVLYGYRNLSGLIVDTGKANPVFVGDQALFELRLNNRADMHRYAIELKLKGAETIRMDIPAEGTIPAVLRVRAEKRGWLELDSVIISTTFPLGIFYAWSPINLNYRIMVYPKPARERLPFPRSGGDHLDGRASHSSDDFHGFRAYQAGDPFKHIHWKGLAKGGDPLIRQYTGGETEIIHLSWTDTRETDTEARLSRLCRWLLDAEQAEVRYSLHMPGTTIAENRGASHCRKCLEALALFHS
- a CDS encoding transglutaminase TgpA family protein, producing MKTAAPPFIPDRTQENLLLFSVFFVAAPHLLNLRWDIVLYFCLMAAWKFASGYRPALQPGRLLLFLLTVAGAALVYVDYHRFYGREAGSSLFLVGLGLKLMEMRNRRDVYLVVYLAFFVALTQYLFSESIALAVYTLAAVGLLFSVLVGLNAGPVLSLKARFKLAASLVAQALPIMIVLFMFFPRIAGPLWRLPDEPTIAKSGLSDTIEPGSVSRLALSRERAFRADFKDSPPPPVERYWRGPVFWHTDGKRWTLTPERGKNKVQTAEFSGPAYRYTITLEPQRHRWVFALDLPKVIPGDLSQTPEYLLLAQGNIGERRQYTITSHSKYRTGELRSEERDRGLQLPETPSLQVARLVDGWRRSSSNPRDIANKALLHFKEQPFVYTLNPPPIRDKQVDTFLFETRKGFCEHYATAFVYLMRVAGIPARVVTGYQGGEWNPVGKFLEVRQADAHAWAEVWFSGQGWTRIDPTSAVAPHRIEHGIDLDRQMADQEVSFNAMERTLFGTQFDLQDLYFRTRLVWSSIDHAWNQWVLTYNPENQKRFWNALGIVDWRGLITWSVSLLVFCGILIGLWRRPRLNSRPGDPVMTAYQRFLKKLAKNGVTKRTGEGPRDFGARAASERPEAKVAIGAITELFLDARYGRQIAPGDVERLRRRVKAFRI
- a CDS encoding NfeD family protein, whose product is MEFEIIFWHWWAFGVFLLIVELLAPGIFFLWMAESAFVVGVIKLIVPTLSWESQLILFSVMSVVSIVVFRLFLRKHPLETDQPLLNRRAAQYVGRLFTLEYPIVNGQGWIRVDDSTWKVQGEDCEPGSKVRVVAAEGVLLKVEKSA
- a CDS encoding tetratricopeptide repeat protein codes for the protein MSDSTQDFDTDVIQRSYSIPVLVDFWTPWCAPCRTLGPILNRIADKNADRFVLVKINTEELPEVSTRYQVRSIPNVKLFVDGQVVDEFTGALPEGMIEQWLNRALPSPLRNTLKKAENEVLAGHPDKAVTLLEEVLEVEPDNEDAAVMLARLLLASDHRKAAAVVERIGADSDSYHIAESIRTVARLFDYAVAPETLPDAPLKPVYLSAIEHLKNADFEAALSSFIEVIKGARQYDDDGARKACLAIFKFLGDDHELTREYRSRLASALYV
- a CDS encoding EAL and HDOD domain-containing protein; translation: MQNDFLIGRQQIFDGDLRVFAYELLFRDINGNSVETFGPTAASNQVIVDSLLEYGLDKIVGRQLAFINLTRDNLLSETPSLLPKDKVVIEVLEDVQVDDTLIQALKRLVRDGYKIALDDFEFEERWLPVVEMAHFIKLDIQKVSPATSGWVMERLKPLPIRFLAEKVETQEQYLEYKALGCQYFQGYYFSRPNTVRGKRLETNQHTVLQLLAKINRPNISIPELARTISMDVGLTYKLLRYINSAYYALPKQIDSLKFAITYLGIREIQRWASLISLASFSDRPTEILKIALIRAKMCESLAVSLKLSNSEQFFLVGLMSTIDQLLEVPLDEAVSGLPLSGEVKSALVSHAGLAGEALSCAVNFERWKLDAAHFEDLGLSKIGEIHLESVGWANKIAQVLEK